In one Diabrotica virgifera virgifera chromosome 5, PGI_DIABVI_V3a genomic region, the following are encoded:
- the LOC114332640 gene encoding uncharacterized protein LOC114332640, with protein sequence MKAIVLPLFIVAALASYGDALFEKSLFEGGHHGIKHYFKNFLLPIHEKSFLHSIHLDCQRESSCELEYLQNPFEYMDYEPLGNYMLCMSKRYGFMGRHGHLKLKHLRHKLRMICGKEDPEFYIHACAVPSLNPIHTASNLWKCLDHHGFHFLRKLF encoded by the coding sequence GCAAGCTATGGAGATGCTTTATTTGAGAAAAGCCTTTTTGAAGGAGGACATCATGGAATAAAACACTATTTCAAAAACTTCCTCCTTCCAATCCATGAGAAGTCCTTTCTTCACAGTATTCATCTAGATTGCCAAAGAGAGAGTTCATGTGAGCTTGAGTATCTACAAAATCCATTCGAATATATGGACTATGAACCTTTGGGAAACTACATGTTGTGCATGTCTAAAAGATACGGATTCATGGGACGTCATGGACATTTAAAGTTGAAACACTTAAGACATAAACTTAGAATGATCTGCGGTAAAGAAGATCCTGAATTTTACATCCATGCTTGTGCGGTTCCCTCCCTCAACCCTATTCACACAGCCAGTAACCTTTGGAAATGTTTGGATCACCATGGTTTTCACTTCCTTAGGAAATTATTCTAG
- the LOC126885305 gene encoding probable H/ACA ribonucleoprotein complex subunit 1-like protein isoform X3 — protein MKVLIILFVVIAAAMASYGPGGHGGGGYGGGGYGGDEDGDYGGHEGGGYGGHRGTHGGGGHNRGRIHVYQNFILPQEEKDILHNYHLQCQRQSKCGMEYIRSPHQYEDYEPLGKYMLCVCQKYGFMYPNGRFNYDMLSRKLGLVCTDEDPEVYIDGCAVPSANPYSTAVKLINCLDDYGFHYLDQCVY, from the coding sequence GCTAGTTACGGACCTGGTGGTCACGGAGGCGGTGGTTACGGAGGCGGTGGTTACGGAGGTGATGAAGACGGTGATTACGGAGGTCACGAAGGCGGTGGTTACGGAGGTCACAGAGGCACACACGGAGGTGGTGGTCACAATAGAGGTCGTATACATGTCTACCAAAATTTCATCCTTCCACAAGAAGAAAAAGATATCCTCCATAATTATCATCTTCAGTGTCAAAGACAAAGTAAATGCGGTATGGAATACATCAGAAGCCCCCACCAATACGAAGACTACGAGCCTTTGGGAAAATACATGTTGTGTGTTTGTCAGAAATATGGATTCATGTACCCTAATGGACGTTTCAACTATGACATGCTAAGTCGCAAACTTGGATTGGTCTGTACTGACGAAGATCCTGAGGTTTACATTGATGGTTGTGCTGTTCCTTCCGCTAACCCCTATTCCACTGCTGTCAAATTGATAAACTGTTTGGACGACTACGGATTCCACTACCTTGACCAATGTGTCTACTAA
- the LOC114332641 gene encoding uncharacterized protein LOC114332641, with amino-acid sequence MKAVVIFSLFIAATMASYGHGGGSYGEGLYEGDEQYGESNYGRGEQYGESNYGRGEQYGERHYGRGESHGEGHYGGRHHGSHGRGHYFKNFVLASREKSLLHRLHSQCQEESSCELEYIQDPFRYEDYEPLGDYMLCLAKGYGFMGRHGQLNMENLRYKLGMICGEEDPEYYIKTCAVPGEYPVNTAFGLWRCLDNHGFHFLKECL; translated from the exons ATGAAAGCAGTTGTTATTTTCTCATTGTTTATTGCTGCCACTATG GCTAGCTATGGACATGGAGGTGGATCATATGGAGAAGGTCTTTATGAAGGAGATGAACAATACGGAGAAAGTAATTATGGAAGAGGTGAACAATACGGAGAAAGTAATTATGGAAGAGGTGAACAATACGGAGAAAGGCATTATGGAAGAGGTGAATCACACGGAGAAGGTCATTATGGAGGAAGACATCATGGAAGTCATGGAAGAGGTCACTACTTCAAAAACTTCGTCCTCGCAAGTCGTGAAAAGTCGTTGCTTCATCGGCTCCACTCACAATGCCAAGAGGAGAGCTCGTGTGAATTGGAATACATCCAAGATCCGTTCAGATACGAGGATTACGAGCCTTTGGGAGATTATATGTTATGCCTGGCCAAGGGATATGGATTTATGGGTAGACATGGACAATTGAATATGGAGAACTTGAGATATAAGCTTGGAATGATCTGCGGTGAGGAAGATCCTGAGTACTACATCAAGACTTGCGCTGTTCCTGGTGAATATCCCGTCAACACAGCTTTTGGTCTATGGAGATGTCTAGATAACCATGGTTTTCATTTCTTGAAGGAATGCTTATAA